A window from Aerococcus sp. Group 1 encodes these proteins:
- a CDS encoding ABC transporter substrate-binding protein, protein MKKKMKKLAALFGTAMMLGACGSMTETAKNDSANSDVVKIGGNWSLSGQYSAYGTPHDNGVKVAVQNLNDKGGVLGKKVEYVSADNKSDNAESTSQATRLVEQEGVNVLVGSDTTGNCEAQIPVAQQFKVPMVAPAATGNGLTLDDKGNLYDYVFRTCFEDAYQSKELGKYAAQKGWKKVAVLKDNSSDYGQNVANDFKASFEEHGGQVVGEESYTSGDTDFKALLTNLKQNSPDVVFIAGYYQEGGLIIKQLREMGVNAAVLGPDGFGNQKLIDLAGPENAHDVFFVTHFSHNEESPENVKEFIKKYEDAYGTSPDHFAALAYDATNLIAQAMEKAGSTDSEAVQKALAETKDFQGVTGKFSFDENHNPVKEVFVQELQDGKVVDTEVVK, encoded by the coding sequence ATGAAGAAAAAAATGAAGAAATTAGCCGCCTTATTTGGAACTGCTATGATGCTAGGGGCTTGTGGATCGATGACCGAGACCGCTAAGAACGATTCTGCTAACAGTGATGTGGTGAAGATTGGTGGGAACTGGTCCTTATCTGGTCAATATTCTGCCTACGGAACGCCTCACGACAATGGGGTGAAAGTTGCCGTTCAAAACCTCAACGATAAAGGCGGGGTCTTAGGGAAGAAGGTGGAATATGTCAGTGCCGATAACAAGTCAGACAATGCTGAATCCACTTCCCAAGCCACCCGCTTAGTGGAACAAGAAGGCGTTAATGTTCTGGTTGGTTCAGACACTACAGGAAACTGTGAAGCGCAAATTCCAGTCGCCCAACAATTTAAGGTGCCCATGGTAGCCCCAGCAGCGACTGGTAATGGTTTGACCCTCGACGATAAGGGGAACCTCTACGACTACGTCTTTAGAACCTGTTTCGAAGATGCCTATCAAAGTAAGGAATTAGGGAAGTATGCCGCTCAAAAGGGTTGGAAGAAGGTTGCTGTCCTAAAAGACAACTCCTCTGACTACGGTCAAAACGTGGCTAATGACTTCAAGGCTTCCTTTGAAGAGCATGGCGGTCAAGTGGTTGGTGAGGAGTCTTACACCAGTGGAGATACCGACTTCAAAGCCCTCTTAACCAACTTAAAACAAAATTCACCTGATGTGGTCTTTATCGCTGGTTACTACCAAGAAGGTGGATTAATCATCAAACAATTACGGGAAATGGGTGTGAATGCAGCAGTCTTAGGACCTGATGGCTTTGGTAACCAAAAACTCATCGATTTAGCTGGTCCGGAAAATGCCCATGATGTCTTCTTCGTGACCCACTTCTCCCATAATGAAGAGTCACCTGAAAACGTCAAAGAATTCATCAAGAAATATGAAGATGCTTACGGGACTTCACCTGACCACTTTGCTGCTTTAGCTTATGATGCAACTAACTTAATCGCCCAAGCCATGGAAAAAGCTGGTTCAACAGATAGCGAAGCTGTTCAAAAAGCCTTAGCAGAAACTAAGG
- a CDS encoding ABC transporter substrate-binding protein, whose protein sequence is MKIKRNLKGLALVVSCLMMTACGSLTQTQEKSNDQADVIKIGGNWELSGATAGYGSPGNEGVELAVDKVNQAGGLLGKQVEYVALDNKSTSEETTANTSRLISNDQVSLIIGPATTGLMEAQISSASSLPVIAPMATGDRLTTDSSGKVLDNVFRVCFQDAFQGQALAKFSNDKQFKRAVLIRDNSTDYGQNLTNEFKKYFQGEVLDELAYNAKDTDFNSLVTRLKSKEPDVIFVAGYYEEAGPLIKQAREQGVKAAILGPDGFGNQELIDLAGKDNMTDVYYTAHYTTNDPSPELKEFMEAYQEKFGHAPDMFAALAYDGARLAFDAIERAQSVDSKALNQTLAETKDFSGVTGSFTINDQHNPIKTAYVQELDHGEIVDTTPIEP, encoded by the coding sequence ATGAAGATCAAGCGCAATTTAAAGGGGTTGGCCCTCGTCGTCTCCTGCTTAATGATGACTGCCTGTGGGTCTTTAACCCAAACTCAGGAAAAGTCTAACGACCAAGCAGATGTGATTAAGATTGGCGGTAACTGGGAACTCTCCGGTGCAACGGCAGGCTATGGTAGTCCAGGTAATGAAGGGGTGGAACTAGCCGTCGACAAGGTCAACCAGGCGGGCGGACTCTTAGGGAAACAAGTTGAATATGTTGCCTTGGATAATAAATCCACCAGTGAAGAAACAACCGCTAATACTTCGCGGTTAATCTCTAATGATCAAGTGTCTTTAATCATTGGTCCAGCAACCACCGGCTTAATGGAAGCGCAGATTTCAAGCGCCTCCTCCCTGCCTGTTATTGCTCCGATGGCGACAGGAGATCGTTTAACTACCGATAGTTCTGGCAAAGTTTTAGATAATGTTTTTCGGGTTTGCTTCCAAGATGCCTTTCAAGGCCAAGCCCTGGCTAAGTTTTCTAACGACAAGCAGTTTAAACGGGCGGTTTTGATCCGCGATAATTCAACCGACTATGGACAAAACTTAACCAATGAGTTTAAGAAATATTTCCAAGGGGAGGTCTTGGATGAACTTGCCTACAACGCTAAGGATACTGACTTCAACTCCCTAGTGACCCGCTTAAAGTCCAAGGAACCGGATGTTATCTTTGTAGCGGGCTATTATGAAGAAGCAGGCCCCCTAATTAAACAAGCGCGTGAACAAGGGGTTAAGGCCGCTATTCTAGGACCAGACGGCTTTGGTAACCAGGAACTTATTGACTTAGCGGGTAAGGACAATATGACTGATGTCTACTACACAGCCCACTACACCACTAACGACCCAAGTCCTGAGCTTAAGGAATTTATGGAGGCCTACCAGGAAAAATTCGGCCATGCACCGGACATGTTTGCTGCTCTAGCCTATGATGGAGCGCGTTTAGCCTTCGACGCCATTGAACGGGCTCAGTCCGTAGATAGCAAGGCTCTCAACCAAACCTTAGCTGAAACCAAGGATTTCTCTGGGGTTACCGGTAGCTTTACCATTAATGACCAACACAACCCGATCAAGACCGCCTATGTTCAAGAGCTGGACCACGGCGAAATCGTCGACACCACCCCAATTGAACCCTAG
- a CDS encoding FtsX-like permease family protein, translating to MKKTALWKNAWREIRNSWARFLALFGIILLGTGFFVGIRAAAPNMLNTSNQYYDDYYLEDLSLQSTWGIRKEDLEALGKVDGIDSLPYKTVDRQSENSELLYRIFPNFNALDSQVNHFKVKEGRLPENDQEIALDHMLIAENQVDIGIGDTITFNQVGKTDDDKAPHLKQDSFKVVGFVDSPMYIDKLIRGQTSIGDGALDAFAVVSPEALEGEYDSAISIRIPKARQYNGYSDDYDQVVADKKAEVEAAVEDRPASLLEEAKKDGQSAVDEGRQKLNQAQDDLNNKSSQLDQAQSTLDQAQAQLDQEVQGLKSQLPEGTSLEAAGLGQVAGQFQATQDRLNQEKDQLSKGREQMESAKKEIDQKTKDLDDQAKQLEELKAPTYLINDRSALSGISEYGDNAERISAIAQVFPWIFFLVAALVSYTSMSRMVDEQRSQVGTMKAIGYGSGDIAMQFLLYASLASLLGTVIGVGIGNFLFPNIIYNAYRMMYTLPDIQYGFYLKDILLALCIALLTTVGPAIFTTSHLLQENAAQLMRPKPPKQGEHILLEKWRWLWNHLNFSMKITLRNLFRYKGRNLMTVIGVAGSTALVLTGFGISDSISGLADRQYTVIESYDLVAQYANDLNAEDSQAVREAVEATQGVDQVLHSYTTNLETTDPSVNTQTVRLRVFNPNSPYHDFYAFNAVDGQAETYDLKDNEALISQKLARLLGLSEGDSIELANESGQKISLPVGGIVESYIFHDCFITENTYKNLISKDLPAPNMGQIQLSQSASEGQVLEDLQNTDHVLAAYASQSLRDAFNDTIESLNVVTLILIIAAALLAFIVLYSLTNINVSERIRELSTIKVLGAYPNEVTMYIFRETLLLTTAGILIGLLMGYGLTGYILKTVEVDNLIFPHTIHWTSYLYSVALTYLFTLIVMGIMHVKLKRVDMVEALKGVE from the coding sequence ATGAAGAAAACAGCTTTATGGAAGAATGCTTGGCGGGAGATTAGAAATTCCTGGGCACGCTTTCTAGCCCTCTTTGGAATTATCCTATTAGGTACGGGTTTCTTTGTAGGGATCCGAGCCGCGGCGCCAAATATGTTAAATACGTCTAACCAATACTATGATGATTATTACTTAGAGGATCTTTCCCTCCAATCCACTTGGGGGATCCGCAAAGAAGATTTGGAGGCTTTAGGAAAGGTGGATGGAATCGATAGTTTACCCTATAAGACTGTCGACCGCCAATCTGAGAACTCAGAACTACTCTACCGGATTTTTCCAAACTTTAATGCCTTAGATAGCCAAGTCAACCACTTCAAAGTCAAGGAAGGACGCCTACCTGAAAATGACCAGGAGATTGCTCTTGACCATATGCTAATTGCTGAAAACCAGGTAGATATTGGCATTGGTGACACCATTACTTTCAACCAAGTGGGTAAGACTGATGATGACAAGGCCCCCCACCTTAAGCAGGACAGCTTTAAGGTGGTAGGCTTTGTTGATTCACCCATGTATATTGATAAGTTAATCCGGGGACAAACCAGTATCGGTGACGGAGCCTTGGATGCCTTTGCGGTAGTCAGTCCAGAAGCTTTAGAAGGAGAATACGACTCAGCCATTTCGATCCGTATTCCAAAAGCCCGTCAATACAACGGCTATAGTGATGACTACGACCAAGTGGTTGCCGATAAAAAAGCCGAGGTCGAAGCGGCAGTTGAAGACCGGCCCGCAAGTCTACTGGAAGAAGCTAAAAAGGATGGCCAATCGGCTGTCGATGAGGGCCGCCAAAAGCTTAATCAGGCCCAGGACGACTTAAACAATAAAAGTAGCCAGCTTGACCAGGCCCAGTCGACCTTAGACCAAGCCCAGGCTCAGCTCGACCAAGAAGTTCAAGGGCTTAAGAGTCAGTTGCCTGAGGGGACGAGCCTAGAAGCGGCTGGTTTGGGCCAAGTTGCCGGGCAGTTCCAAGCCACTCAAGACCGCCTCAACCAGGAAAAAGACCAGCTTTCAAAGGGTCGAGAGCAAATGGAATCGGCTAAGAAAGAAATCGACCAAAAAACCAAAGACTTAGATGACCAAGCCAAACAGCTTGAGGAACTCAAAGCTCCCACTTACCTAATCAATGACCGGAGTGCTTTATCGGGAATTAGTGAGTATGGGGATAACGCGGAACGGATTTCTGCCATTGCCCAAGTCTTCCCTTGGATCTTCTTCTTGGTGGCAGCTTTAGTTTCCTACACCTCCATGTCAAGGATGGTTGATGAGCAACGCTCACAAGTGGGGACCATGAAGGCGATTGGCTACGGGTCAGGAGACATTGCCATGCAGTTTCTTCTCTATGCTAGTCTAGCCAGTCTCTTAGGAACCGTGATCGGGGTAGGGATTGGTAACTTCCTCTTCCCTAATATTATCTACAACGCTTACCGGATGATGTATACCCTGCCGGATATCCAGTACGGTTTCTACCTGAAAGATATCCTCCTAGCCTTGTGCATAGCCCTCTTAACCACAGTGGGACCGGCTATTTTTACCACCAGCCACTTACTCCAAGAGAATGCTGCCCAATTGATGCGGCCTAAACCGCCTAAGCAAGGGGAGCATATCCTCTTAGAGAAATGGCGCTGGTTATGGAATCATTTAAACTTCTCTATGAAGATTACCCTCCGCAACCTCTTCCGTTATAAGGGACGGAACTTGATGACTGTGATAGGGGTAGCCGGCAGTACGGCCTTGGTCTTGACTGGTTTTGGTATCTCTGACTCCATTTCTGGTCTGGCTGACCGCCAATATACCGTGATTGAGTCCTATGATCTTGTGGCCCAATACGCTAATGACTTGAATGCAGAGGATAGCCAAGCTGTCCGGGAAGCAGTGGAAGCGACCCAGGGTGTCGACCAAGTCCTCCATTCCTATACTACCAACTTGGAAACCACCGATCCCAGCGTGAATACCCAGACTGTCCGCCTCCGGGTCTTTAACCCTAACAGTCCCTACCATGACTTCTATGCCTTCAACGCCGTGGACGGTCAAGCAGAGACCTATGATTTAAAGGATAACGAGGCTCTCATTAGCCAAAAACTGGCCCGCTTACTAGGACTTTCTGAGGGGGATAGTATTGAACTGGCCAATGAATCGGGGCAAAAGATAAGTCTGCCGGTCGGGGGAATTGTGGAATCTTACATCTTCCACGACTGCTTTATTACTGAGAATACCTATAAGAACTTGATTTCTAAGGATCTGCCGGCTCCTAATATGGGTCAGATCCAATTAAGCCAGTCAGCGAGTGAAGGTCAGGTCTTGGAAGACTTACAAAATACTGACCATGTCCTAGCCGCCTACGCTAGCCAGAGCCTCCGTGATGCCTTTAATGACACCATTGAAAGCTTGAATGTGGTGACTTTAATTCTCATTATTGCGGCAGCACTTCTAGCCTTCATAGTGCTCTATAGCTTAACCAATATCAATGTGTCGGAACGGATTCGGGAATTATCCACCATCAAGGTCCTCGGGGCCTACCCTAATGAAGTGACCATGTATATCTTTAGGGAGACCCTCCTGCTCACCACAGCAGGCATTCTCATTGGTCTCTTGATGGGCTATGGTTTAACCGGCTATATCTTAAAAACTGTGGAAGTAGATAACCTAATCTTCCCCCATACCATCCATTGGACCTCCTATCTCTATTCCGTTGCCCTGACCTATCTCTTTACCTTGATCGTCATGGGGATCATGCATGTCAAACTCAAGCGAGTCGACATGGTAGAAGCTCTGAAAGGGGTAGAATAG
- a CDS encoding ABC transporter ATP-binding protein, whose translation MSYIELKDVCKSYGQGNSQVIANDNVSFTIEEGEFVVILGPSGAGKSTVLNILGGMDQATSGEIWVAGKNIANFNERELTAYRRDNVGFVFQFYNLIPNLTAKENVEMAEQIADQSFTASEVLKEVNLADRENNFPAQLSGGEQQRVSIARAIAKNPKLLLCDEPTGALDNDTGQQVLKLLQKQSVDNGTTVVVITHNQNIAHMADRVIRIKNGQVESNVTQDDPKQVEEIEW comes from the coding sequence TTGTCTTATATTGAACTAAAAGATGTTTGCAAGAGCTATGGCCAAGGTAATAGCCAAGTGATTGCTAACGACAATGTCTCCTTCACTATTGAAGAAGGGGAATTTGTGGTTATCCTAGGGCCTTCAGGAGCCGGAAAGTCAACGGTTTTAAATATTTTAGGCGGCATGGACCAAGCCACTAGTGGTGAAATCTGGGTGGCTGGAAAGAACATTGCCAACTTTAATGAACGCGAGCTCACCGCTTATCGCCGCGATAATGTGGGTTTTGTTTTTCAATTTTATAACCTGATTCCTAACCTTACTGCTAAGGAAAATGTGGAAATGGCTGAGCAGATTGCTGACCAGTCCTTTACCGCTAGCGAGGTTTTAAAGGAAGTGAACTTGGCAGACCGGGAAAATAACTTCCCCGCCCAACTCTCTGGTGGGGAACAGCAAAGGGTATCGATTGCTCGGGCTATTGCTAAGAACCCCAAACTCTTACTCTGTGATGAACCTACTGGGGCCCTGGATAATGACACCGGCCAACAAGTGCTCAAGCTCTTACAAAAACAGTCAGTAGACAATGGAACCACAGTCGTTGTTATTACCCACAACCAAAACATTGCCCACATGGCTGACCGGGTGATCCGGATTAAAAACGGTCAGGTGGAATCCAATGTTACCCAGGACGACCCTAAGCAAGTAGAAGAGATTGAGTGGTAG
- a CDS encoding Cof-type HAD-IIB family hydrolase produces the protein MPNLENVRLIAIDMDKTLITDSGDLPDRFSSLVIELSQVDVLVAIASGRPNYTLKAMFPHLENQIAFISDNGGYVSYQGQALYQKLIDPKDYQAMARFTQSIPGNIGVLCGLDGAYVAKEAKLYDEALRYYYYQLNYVDDLTQQDLPANKFTIYLPNNDSKAQNDQAYAPKFGDDFSVAVSGLDWIDITALGVDKGQGISHLGQAEGISPQEMLAIGDNYNDIPMLEVAEFSYAVANAHDDIKAVAKYLAPSNNDQGVIQVMEAVLQARQV, from the coding sequence ATGCCCAACTTAGAAAATGTCCGTCTCATTGCTATCGATATGGATAAGACCCTCATTACCGATAGTGGTGACCTGCCCGACCGCTTCTCCAGCCTGGTAATAGAGCTTAGCCAAGTCGATGTCTTGGTTGCTATTGCTAGCGGCCGACCCAACTATACCTTAAAAGCCATGTTCCCTCACTTAGAAAACCAAATCGCTTTTATCTCCGATAACGGCGGTTATGTTAGCTACCAAGGTCAAGCCCTCTACCAGAAATTAATTGACCCTAAGGACTACCAAGCTATGGCCCGCTTTACCCAATCCATTCCCGGTAATATTGGGGTTCTATGTGGCTTAGACGGGGCCTATGTCGCCAAGGAAGCCAAGCTTTATGACGAAGCCTTGCGCTATTACTACTACCAACTCAATTATGTGGATGACTTGACCCAGCAAGACCTTCCAGCCAATAAATTCACCATCTACCTACCTAATAACGATAGTAAGGCCCAGAATGACCAAGCCTACGCCCCCAAATTTGGGGATGACTTCTCCGTTGCCGTATCGGGCTTGGACTGGATTGACATCACGGCTCTTGGCGTTGACAAGGGCCAAGGCATTAGCCACTTAGGCCAGGCAGAAGGAATTTCTCCCCAAGAAATGCTAGCCATTGGTGATAACTATAATGATATCCCCATGCTAGAAGTGGCTGAATTTAGTTATGCCGTAGCCAATGCCCATGATGATATCAAGGCGGTTGCCAAATACCTAGCCCCCTCTAATAACGACCAGGGGGTTATCCAAGTCATGGAAGCTGTCCTCCAAGCCAGGCAAGTTTAA
- a CDS encoding PIN/TRAM domain-containing protein, with the protein MKRLDVWAKIIDFLWLLVGAGFGYYLLPILWRWTNLSHTFVNQAWINIIIGALIFLILIKLLEPLEKKLVRRLEKEIRDLPISNILIALLGIVMGLILAWLINIPLIALDIYFISNVLPVVLTILFAFLGYFVLWVKSDEILAFFRNIRISNLRDRVQDKETASDEEEAENEPSPAKSDKESGQESAAWENFKPYKILDTSVIIDGRILDVLKTGIIEGTILVSNFVLKELQYIADSSDASKRVRGRRGLDVLNAIQALEDLPVEFYAGDFEEEEEVDLKLLLLAKEVNGVVVTNDYNLNKVSHFHQIKVLNLNELANAMKTVVIPGDRMQVHIIKKGTERQQGVGYLDDGTMIVVEEGRLHMDEEVEVEVTSAIQTNAGKMIFAKLIDE; encoded by the coding sequence ATGAAACGATTAGATGTATGGGCCAAGATTATTGATTTTCTGTGGTTATTAGTGGGCGCAGGCTTTGGTTACTATCTCCTCCCCATCTTATGGCGGTGGACCAATTTGTCTCACACCTTTGTTAATCAAGCGTGGATTAATATCATCATTGGAGCACTTATTTTTCTAATTCTTATTAAATTATTAGAACCACTTGAAAAGAAACTGGTCAGACGTTTAGAGAAGGAGATTCGCGATCTACCGATCAGCAATATCCTCATCGCCCTCTTAGGGATTGTTATGGGGCTGATTCTGGCTTGGTTGATTAATATTCCTTTGATTGCCTTGGATATTTACTTTATTAGTAATGTCTTGCCGGTCGTTCTGACCATTCTCTTTGCATTTTTAGGGTATTTTGTCCTCTGGGTGAAGAGTGATGAAATACTGGCCTTCTTCCGTAATATTCGTATTAGTAATTTACGGGACCGTGTCCAAGACAAGGAGACTGCTAGTGACGAAGAGGAGGCTGAAAATGAGCCTAGCCCAGCCAAGTCCGACAAGGAGTCGGGGCAAGAGAGCGCAGCTTGGGAAAACTTCAAGCCCTATAAGATATTGGATACCAGTGTCATTATTGATGGTCGGATTCTGGATGTCTTAAAGACTGGGATTATCGAAGGGACGATTTTAGTGTCCAACTTTGTCCTCAAGGAACTCCAATACATTGCCGATTCTTCCGATGCCTCTAAGCGGGTCCGGGGACGGCGGGGTTTAGATGTTTTAAATGCGATCCAAGCCCTAGAGGACTTGCCGGTGGAATTTTATGCGGGCGACTTTGAAGAAGAGGAAGAAGTGGATTTGAAGTTGCTGCTACTGGCTAAGGAAGTCAATGGGGTGGTCGTGACCAATGACTATAATCTCAATAAGGTCAGCCATTTCCATCAAATTAAGGTTCTTAACTTAAACGAATTAGCCAATGCTATGAAGACCGTGGTTATTCCTGGAGATCGCATGCAAGTCCATATCATTAAAAAAGGGACCGAACGCCAACAAGGGGTCGGTTACTTGGATGATGGGACCATGATTGTGGTGGAAGAAGGACGCTTGCATATGGATGAAGAGGTTGAAGTCGAAGTAACCAGCGCCATTCAAACCAATGCGGGTAAGATGATTTTTGCTAAATTAATCGATGAATAA
- the radA gene encoding DNA repair protein RadA, whose product MAKKKRKTVYTCQACGYESPQWYGKCPQCGAWNTLEEEVIAGKPIRQAGTEVNQKKAKPERLKEVSQAEEKRVKTGLGEFNRVLGGGVVPGSLALIGGDPGIGKSTLLLQVAKQLSDNGGRVLYVSGEESLHQIKMRADRLGYQDADFFVYAETDLLAIQAAISDTQADFVVIDSIQTMVHPNNESLAGSVSQVREATGELMHIAKSSGIAIFVVGHVTKEGNIAGPRILEHMVDTVLYLEGEKHNTFRILRAVKNRFGSTNEIGVFDMKSQGLEEVTNPSQLFLEERLMGANGSAVVASMEGTRPILTEIQALLSATAFGNARRTASGLDYSRVTLIMAVLEKRAHLMLQNQDAYLKSTGGVKLDEPAIDLAIAIAVASSYWEKETQASDCFVGEIGLTGEIRRISRINERIQEAEKLGFKRIFIPYGNLQGLATDSQDIEIIGAKTLTQVLKEVFPPQGR is encoded by the coding sequence ATGGCAAAAAAGAAGCGAAAAACTGTCTACACCTGCCAGGCTTGTGGCTATGAATCACCTCAGTGGTATGGGAAATGTCCCCAATGCGGGGCTTGGAATACCCTGGAAGAGGAAGTGATTGCGGGGAAGCCCATCCGCCAAGCTGGGACAGAGGTCAATCAGAAAAAAGCCAAGCCTGAACGTCTCAAGGAAGTCAGCCAGGCGGAAGAAAAGCGGGTCAAGACTGGCCTAGGCGAGTTCAACCGGGTCCTCGGTGGCGGGGTAGTCCCTGGGTCTTTGGCCCTGATTGGTGGGGATCCCGGCATTGGAAAGTCGACCCTGCTCCTCCAGGTAGCTAAGCAATTAAGTGATAATGGTGGCCGGGTCCTCTATGTTTCCGGTGAAGAAAGTTTACATCAAATCAAGATGCGGGCTGACCGCCTAGGCTACCAGGATGCGGACTTTTTTGTTTATGCCGAAACCGACCTCTTGGCTATTCAAGCGGCTATTTCAGATACCCAAGCCGACTTTGTGGTGATTGACTCCATCCAAACCATGGTCCATCCTAATAATGAATCCCTGGCCGGCAGTGTCAGCCAGGTCAGAGAAGCGACTGGTGAACTCATGCATATTGCCAAAAGTTCTGGAATCGCCATCTTTGTGGTCGGCCATGTGACCAAGGAAGGTAATATTGCCGGACCGCGGATTCTCGAACATATGGTGGACACGGTCTTGTACTTGGAAGGAGAAAAGCATAACACCTTCCGGATCCTCAGAGCGGTCAAAAATCGTTTTGGCTCGACCAATGAAATCGGAGTTTTTGATATGAAAAGCCAGGGCCTGGAAGAGGTCACCAATCCCAGCCAGCTCTTTTTAGAAGAACGGCTCATGGGGGCCAATGGGTCCGCTGTGGTCGCTTCCATGGAAGGAACCCGGCCGATCCTAACCGAAATCCAAGCCCTCTTGTCGGCCACGGCCTTTGGTAATGCCCGTCGCACGGCCAGTGGTTTGGATTATTCCCGGGTCACTCTCATTATGGCGGTCTTAGAGAAGCGGGCCCATCTCATGCTGCAGAACCAAGACGCCTATCTCAAGTCAACCGGTGGGGTTAAGCTCGATGAACCAGCCATTGACCTAGCTATTGCTATAGCTGTGGCTTCCAGTTACTGGGAGAAGGAGACCCAGGCCAGCGATTGCTTTGTGGGTGAGATTGGCCTAACCGGTGAAATTCGCCGGATTTCCCGGATTAATGAACGGATCCAAGAAGCGGAAAAATTAGGATTTAAACGGATTTTTATCCCCTATGGGAATCTCCAAGGCCTGGCGACAGATAGTCAAGACATTGAAATTATTGGTGCCAAGACCCTGACCCAAGTTCTCAAAGAAGTCTTTCCCCCTCAGGGGCGATAG
- a CDS encoding dUTP diphosphatase has translation MAKRGFEIVSSYKDQGINLPQRQTTSAAGYDIEAAEKVLLPSFWSAAVKAAAGEGTSDLAKITQPTLVPTGLKVYMPHDEYLQIISRSSNPWKRNLTLPNGVGIIDSDYYNNANNEGHIYVQLLNFGLEDVVIEKGERIAQGIFTPYLKTDQDSGGLKERSGGFGSSGQ, from the coding sequence ATGGCAAAAAGAGGATTTGAAATTGTCAGTTCCTACAAAGATCAAGGGATTAACCTGCCTCAAAGGCAAACCACTTCTGCGGCTGGCTATGACATTGAGGCTGCTGAAAAAGTACTTTTGCCTTCCTTCTGGTCGGCAGCTGTCAAAGCGGCTGCGGGAGAAGGAACAAGCGATTTAGCGAAGATTACCCAACCTACCCTGGTCCCGACCGGGCTTAAGGTCTATATGCCTCACGATGAATACCTGCAGATTATTTCTCGGTCCAGTAACCCTTGGAAACGTAACCTCACCTTACCTAATGGAGTGGGGATTATTGATAGTGACTACTATAATAATGCCAACAATGAAGGTCACATCTATGTCCAACTGCTCAACTTTGGCTTGGAAGATGTGGTGATTGAGAAGGGTGAGCGGATTGCCCAGGGAATTTTTACTCCCTACCTGAAAACTGACCAAGATAGTGGGGGTCTGAAGGAGCGGAGTGGTGGTTTTGGAAGTTCCGGACAATAA
- a CDS encoding LysM peptidoglycan-binding domain-containing protein: MKARNQKMNQYNKWISLASLSLLSSAALQVADAPEVLAEANPGSASSGWVQEGHSFKTLDEAMTYGNQHADWSKYKQYRVNYAGPNRFVLKWELKNPQASGQNTETTSSVKTNSEKPVATNKAVEKPAVSGPYTVQSGDSLWRISRKHGVSIQDLMTWNKLGANYMLHPGDKLVVQAPDKTEVPTRKLSTEKPSEAAKPAESTTPSASYTVQSGDSLWRISNKYGVSIQDLMSWNKLGANYMLHPGDKLVVKAETSTTKPSSEVIQESEKPAKADTTRVEDGWQKEDQTFKTVEEAMAFGHQHADWSKYKQYRVDYVGNGRYVLKWELRKSDASPEANEQKSEKPAENTTSSASYTVQSGDL, from the coding sequence ATGAAAGCAAGAAATCAAAAAATGAATCAATATAATAAATGGATTAGCCTGGCATCACTGTCCTTATTGTCGTCGGCAGCTTTACAAGTGGCAGATGCACCAGAAGTCTTAGCAGAAGCTAATCCAGGTAGTGCATCCAGTGGCTGGGTTCAAGAAGGGCACAGTTTCAAAACTCTTGATGAAGCGATGACCTATGGGAACCAACACGCAGATTGGTCCAAGTATAAACAATACCGGGTCAATTACGCCGGCCCTAATCGCTTTGTCCTTAAATGGGAATTGAAGAATCCTCAAGCGAGTGGTCAAAACACTGAAACGACAAGCTCAGTCAAAACAAACAGTGAAAAACCTGTAGCGACCAACAAAGCGGTTGAAAAACCAGCTGTCAGTGGCCCCTATACCGTCCAATCCGGCGATTCTCTCTGGAGAATCAGTCGCAAGCATGGCGTAAGTATCCAAGACCTCATGACTTGGAACAAGTTAGGCGCTAACTACATGTTACATCCAGGTGACAAGTTAGTGGTTCAAGCACCTGACAAGACAGAAGTTCCAACAAGAAAACTAAGTACTGAAAAACCAAGTGAAGCCGCAAAACCTGCTGAAAGCACAACTCCTAGCGCTTCCTACACAGTTCAATCCGGCGATTCTCTCTGGAGAATCAGTAACAAGTACGGGGTAAGTATCCAAGACTTGATGTCCTGGAATAAATTAGGCGCTAACTACATGCTCCACCCTGGCGACAAATTAGTTGTCAAGGCAGAAACTTCAACAACAAAACCAAGCAGCGAAGTTATTCAAGAAAGTGAAAAACCAGCTAAAGCGGACACGACTAGAGTAGAAGATGGTTGGCAAAAAGAAGACCAAACTTTTAAGACTGTTGAAGAAGCCATGGCCTTTGGTCATCAACATGCTGACTGGTCTAAATACAAACAATATCGGGTCGACTATGTTGGTAACGGCCGCTATGTTCTAAAATGGGAATTAAGAAAGTCAGATGCAAGTCCTGAAGCTAATGAACAAAAGTCAGAAAAACCCGCTGAAAACACAACCTCAAGTGCATCCTACACGGTCCAATCGGGCGATTTGTAG